A single Sporanaerobacter acetigenes DSM 13106 DNA region contains:
- a CDS encoding glycerophosphodiester phosphodiesterase yields the protein MSRPLIYAHRGASSYAPENTFASYKMAIEMEADGIEIDVHKSKDGHLVVCHDEKVDRTTNGKGYIKDLTVEELKLLDAGSWFNESFANERIPLLEEVLELVKMENILLNIELKNGPIFYEDLELDVVNAIRAYRLEEKVIISSFNHYSLVAVKKLESKIKTGILYIAGMVSPWKYAKSIGSDAIHPLFMTINDEVVKECIQNDVMVNPFTVDRESDMILMKNIGVSSIITNRPDAGRKVFYGI from the coding sequence GTGAGTAGACCTTTAATTTATGCTCATAGGGGAGCTTCTTCTTATGCTCCAGAAAATACATTTGCATCTTACAAAATGGCTATTGAGATGGAAGCAGATGGAATAGAGATTGATGTCCATAAAAGTAAGGATGGTCATTTAGTTGTATGTCATGATGAAAAAGTTGATAGGACAACTAATGGGAAAGGATATATAAAAGACTTAACAGTAGAAGAACTTAAACTTTTAGATGCAGGAAGCTGGTTTAATGAAAGTTTTGCAAATGAAAGAATTCCATTGCTTGAAGAAGTATTGGAATTGGTAAAAATGGAAAACATACTATTAAATATAGAATTAAAAAATGGGCCAATATTTTATGAAGATTTAGAATTAGATGTAGTCAACGCAATTAGGGCTTATAGACTAGAGGAAAAAGTAATCATTTCTTCTTTTAATCACTATAGTCTTGTGGCTGTAAAAAAATTGGAGTCTAAAATCAAAACGGGTATACTATATATTGCTGGAATGGTATCACCATGGAAATATGCAAAGAGTATAGGATCTGATGCTATTCATCCATTATTTATGACTATTAATGATGAAGTTGTAAAAGAATGTATTCAAAATGACGTCATGGTCAATCCGTTTACAGTAGATAGGGAAAGTGATATGATATTAATGAAAAACATAGGTGTTTCCAGTATCATAACTAATCGACCAGATGCAGGAAGAAAGGTTTTTTATGGAATTTAA
- a CDS encoding helix-turn-helix domain-containing protein — protein sequence MYYDLKHFGSEIRSIRNSLDLTQNDVSKLSGVHVDTLRKIEKGKVVPQQETLDLLSSVLKTDLNKLLLNYRFHDYYAFEELKNRIESKIDRDKFETLSVELEDLKTLLNSTSHPYFISAINQLVLLIESIILNKKYDKPNESLDKLVDAIKITTPKFSLDKYTSYVYNSMELRILMNIALLMNKLESTGKSLEIMEFCMKSVEPNDNIYPKICYNLSYTYHRLAMNEKALEYSILGIDYCNKHRDYNGLNLLYFRKGIAEYLLGYDSYKDSLKKAISFSEILNQYDLRDLLILNCKKFYNIDIQS from the coding sequence TTGTATTATGATCTTAAACACTTTGGGTCAGAAATACGTAGCATTAGGAATAGTTTAGACCTTACCCAAAATGATGTAAGCAAACTATCAGGTGTACATGTAGATACTTTAAGAAAAATTGAAAAAGGTAAAGTGGTACCTCAACAAGAAACACTAGATTTATTATCTTCTGTATTGAAAACAGATTTAAATAAGCTTCTACTCAACTATAGATTTCATGATTATTATGCTTTTGAAGAATTAAAAAATAGAATAGAGTCTAAAATTGATAGAGATAAGTTTGAAACCTTATCTGTGGAATTAGAAGATTTAAAAACCCTACTTAATAGCACTTCGCACCCATACTTCATTAGTGCAATTAATCAACTTGTACTATTGATCGAATCCATAATATTAAATAAAAAGTATGATAAGCCTAATGAATCGCTGGATAAACTAGTGGATGCTATAAAAATAACTACTCCTAAGTTTTCACTTGATAAATATACATCCTATGTGTATAATTCCATGGAGTTAAGGATTTTAATGAACATAGCCTTGCTAATGAATAAATTAGAATCTACGGGAAAAAGTCTAGAAATTATGGAATTCTGCATGAAATCAGTAGAACCTAATGACAATATCTATCCTAAAATATGTTACAATCTATCTTATACTTATCATAGACTTGCTATGAATGAAAAAGCTTTAGAATACTCTATTTTAGGCATAGATTATTGTAATAAACACAGAGATTATAATGGATTAAATCTTTTATATTTTAGAAAAGGCATTGCTGAATATCTTCTTGGATATGATAGTTATAAAGATTCACTAAAAAAAGCCATAAGTTTTTCTGAAATTTTAAATCAATACGATTTGAGAGATTTGCTCATATTAAATTGTAAGAAATTTTATAATATAGACATTCAATCATAA
- a CDS encoding ABC transporter ATP-binding protein has protein sequence MKIFKFVKEYIFKYKIQLFIFLIFSIISWIISIGLPYITGNYIDSLMNFQNRQTIIDFTIKILLMGIINIISSFVVSYSYVKVQTKSAIELNFKALEHISKMPILYFKNLDSAYLNQRINSDSNTLISFVLSNFLDILIRALTLIIVFYISFKINRKLTMILIPLIPLYLAIYFIFKKPLFKSGYELKEKQNKFFSKMNEQLYNINLIKLNSTFEESQKQLRTSFSTMFESLLKYTRISYIFSSSDSMTMIISQIIIFFFGGMEIINENLTIGQFTIIISYFSMIMGCISYYLNLGKSYQDALVSYNRLEEILNETKEINGDKRINSIDTIVLKEVCFSYDDTNNIIDNFNYTFKKGNIYGIIGQNGTGKSTFINLILGLFNNYYKGKIYYNSIELKKLDMYHIRKRIIGISEQEPALINDTIGKNVTYGIDIYNYDDIEEVLKSLNLDINKFQDGLNTNIYEAANNISGGEKLKISLARTFLKNPDMIILDEPTSALDVNSIEKLEFILKEIKKDKIIIIVTHNRDILDILDEIIDLNVVNSLNCEA, from the coding sequence ATGAAAATATTTAAATTTGTTAAAGAATATATATTTAAATATAAAATTCAATTATTCATATTTTTGATATTTTCTATTATTTCATGGATAATATCAATAGGGCTGCCTTATATAACAGGAAACTATATAGATTCATTGATGAACTTTCAAAACAGGCAAACCATAATTGATTTCACCATAAAAATACTTTTAATGGGAATAATAAACATCATTTCATCATTTGTAGTTAGTTATTCCTATGTAAAAGTTCAAACCAAATCTGCAATCGAACTGAACTTTAAAGCATTAGAGCATATAAGTAAAATGCCTATACTCTACTTTAAAAATCTTGACAGTGCTTATCTAAATCAAAGAATTAATTCAGATAGCAACACATTGATTTCTTTTGTATTGAGCAATTTTTTAGATATTCTGATTAGGGCTTTGACCCTTATCATTGTATTCTACATTTCATTTAAAATAAACAGAAAATTAACCATGATATTGATACCCCTCATTCCCTTATACTTAGCCATATACTTCATATTCAAAAAACCATTATTTAAATCTGGATATGAATTGAAAGAAAAGCAAAACAAGTTCTTTTCAAAAATGAACGAACAACTTTACAATATAAATTTAATTAAACTGAACTCCACTTTTGAAGAATCTCAAAAACAGCTTAGGACAAGTTTCTCAACAATGTTTGAATCGCTATTAAAATATACAAGAATATCATATATTTTTTCTAGCAGTGATTCTATGACCATGATAATATCTCAAATAATAATATTTTTCTTTGGAGGAATGGAGATAATAAATGAAAATTTAACCATAGGTCAATTCACTATAATAATCAGCTACTTTTCCATGATAATGGGATGTATAAGCTATTATTTAAACTTAGGGAAATCCTATCAAGATGCACTAGTTTCATACAATAGATTAGAAGAAATATTAAATGAAACTAAAGAAATAAATGGGGACAAAAGAATAAACAGTATTGATACAATAGTCCTTAAAGAAGTTTGTTTTTCATATGATGATACTAATAATATCATAGATAATTTTAACTATACATTTAAAAAAGGCAATATTTATGGAATCATTGGACAAAATGGTACAGGGAAAAGTACCTTTATAAATTTAATACTTGGACTTTTCAACAATTATTATAAAGGAAAGATCTATTATAATTCAATAGAATTAAAAAAATTAGATATGTATCATATTAGAAAAAGAATCATAGGAATTAGTGAACAAGAACCTGCATTAATTAATGACACAATTGGCAAAAATGTAACCTATGGAATAGATATATATAATTATGATGATATTGAAGAAGTGCTAAAAAGTTTAAATTTAGACATAAATAAATTTCAAGATGGTTTAAATACAAACATATATGAAGCTGCAAACAACATATCAGGAGGAGAAAAACTAAAGATATCTTTGGCTAGAACATTTTTAAAAAATCCTGATATGATCATATTAGATGAACCAACATCTGCCCTAGATGTAAATAGCATTGAAAAATTAGAATTTATACTGAAGGAAATAAAGAAAGATAAGATAATCATCATAGTTACTCACAACAGAGATATATTGGATATATTGGATGAAATCATTGATTTAAATGTAGTAAATAGTTTAAACTGCGAAGCTTAA
- a CDS encoding S41 family peptidase, with translation MLNNKKILIWAVAIVLLGIAVYVLVSSNMGELKDLTEEEKIEDFRYMYDIMKDNYPHFHSIEKMYGYDWLAHKEEFEKEIRETKDNMEFFYSIGSILANKLHDPHTVVIDPFEYRSYLDVINEYEEANEQYGYFFKNTKKKYEGWNKLFIQTYPEYYDEKQIQLKDNSYTQILEQSKIAYLKIDSFSLDPSNNNKEYKKEKNKIIGFLKNVKDYPYLIIDISGNRGGFSLYWLETIIAPLLNQELNEVKYENICIVRGGDYSMKYFEKAHPDIRENKIEKLKCYSSMPKEVKENFQYYRIDKVDNSVLPSRNPIGFSGKIFLIIDENVFSAADEFAMFCKQSGFATLVGCSTKGSGGDTPMFITLSNSGLMIRFETEMLLNEDGTSHFETGTVPDIEIEKDDVGDYNIKVMKEIINMIHSEETEK, from the coding sequence ATGTTAAACAACAAAAAAATACTTATATGGGCTGTTGCTATAGTTCTACTAGGAATAGCAGTATATGTTTTAGTTTCAAGCAATATGGGGGAACTTAAAGATTTGACAGAGGAAGAAAAAATAGAAGATTTTAGGTATATGTATGATATCATGAAAGACAACTATCCTCATTTTCATAGTATTGAAAAAATGTATGGATACGATTGGTTAGCTCATAAAGAGGAATTTGAAAAAGAAATAAGAGAGACTAAAGACAATATGGAATTTTTTTATTCCATCGGAAGCATTTTGGCGAATAAACTTCATGATCCACATACTGTTGTAATAGATCCTTTTGAGTATAGATCCTATTTAGATGTGATAAATGAATATGAAGAAGCAAATGAACAGTATGGATATTTTTTCAAAAATACTAAAAAAAAATATGAAGGATGGAACAAATTGTTTATACAAACATATCCAGAATATTATGATGAAAAACAGATACAATTGAAAGACAATTCATATACTCAAATACTTGAGCAAAGTAAAATAGCTTATTTGAAAATAGATTCTTTTAGCCTAGATCCTAGCAATAATAATAAAGAATATAAAAAAGAGAAAAATAAAATAATTGGTTTCTTGAAAAATGTAAAAGACTATCCATACTTAATAATAGACATTTCAGGCAATAGAGGAGGATTTAGTTTATATTGGCTAGAAACAATAATAGCTCCACTGCTAAATCAAGAACTTAATGAAGTTAAATACGAAAATATTTGTATTGTTCGCGGAGGAGATTATTCAATGAAATATTTTGAAAAAGCACATCCGGATATACGAGAAAACAAAATAGAGAAATTGAAATGTTATAGTTCTATGCCCAAAGAGGTAAAAGAAAACTTCCAATATTATAGAATAGATAAAGTTGATAATAGTGTATTGCCAAGTAGGAATCCTATAGGATTTAGTGGGAAAATATTTTTGATAATTGATGAAAATGTATTTTCAGCAGCAGATGAATTTGCAATGTTTTGCAAGCAAAGTGGATTTGCTACATTGGTTGGTTGTAGTACCAAGGGTTCAGGAGGAGATACTCCGATGTTTATAACACTTTCCAATAGTGGATTAATGATAAGATTTGAGACAGAGATGTTGTTGAATGAAGACGGGACTTCTCATTTTGAGACGGGAACAGTACCAGATATAGAAATAGAAAAAGATGATGTTGGAGATTACAATATAAAAGTAATGAAAGAAATAATCAATATGATTCATTCAGAAGAAACTGAGAAATAA
- a CDS encoding radical SAM/SPASM domain-containing protein has protein sequence MKASKYNFFYEFPEDMEKLIAYNARTNALALIEKENYIKYQNFVDKSIAIDDEKLIEDLKKGQFLIDDELDELELLKYNMLSSKFDTRHLGLTIAPTMNCNFDCIYCYEKNERQNVTMPKDVQDKIVEFVKQQTKYVESINIGWYGGEPLLAFDVVKDISERVMDICKEKDIMYSSFIVTNGYKLNKEIAEELKKLNMEFMQITLDGPEDIHNKRRPLKGGQGTFRKILENMSELVDILPDISLRINVDKENVERVDEILEELDKFGLKNKVYAYLGYVEPINDCYSTGKCLTMKEYSNIDFEFSDKLKKLGFVENNISGYPNLKTNFCGADKTNSLVIDPNGDIYKCWSDIGMVEYKVGNIMDNISVNTDKYMKYILYDSTQDNECMNCKMLPICMGGCPRRRIDGKVDRCSSYKYVLKEYLEKTAIIKKEELRKNKTVEA, from the coding sequence ATGAAGGCATCAAAATATAATTTTTTCTATGAATTTCCTGAAGATATGGAAAAGTTAATAGCATATAATGCAAGAACTAATGCATTAGCACTTATTGAAAAAGAGAACTATATCAAATATCAGAATTTTGTTGATAAATCTATTGCTATTGATGATGAAAAATTGATAGAAGATTTAAAGAAAGGACAATTTTTAATAGATGATGAATTGGATGAGCTTGAATTATTAAAATACAACATGCTTAGTTCTAAATTTGATACTAGGCATTTGGGTTTGACTATTGCCCCTACAATGAATTGCAATTTTGATTGTATATATTGCTATGAAAAAAATGAAAGACAAAATGTAACCATGCCTAAGGATGTTCAAGATAAAATAGTAGAATTTGTAAAACAGCAAACAAAATATGTAGAAAGTATAAATATAGGGTGGTATGGTGGAGAACCTTTATTGGCATTTGATGTTGTTAAAGATATTTCTGAAAGAGTAATGGATATATGTAAAGAAAAAGATATTATGTACAGTTCATTTATTGTAACAAATGGATACAAATTAAATAAGGAAATTGCAGAAGAACTTAAAAAATTAAATATGGAATTTATGCAGATAACATTAGATGGACCAGAAGATATTCATAATAAAAGACGTCCTTTAAAAGGTGGACAAGGAACTTTTCGTAAGATATTAGAGAATATGTCGGAATTAGTAGATATTTTGCCAGATATATCTTTAAGAATTAATGTGGACAAAGAAAATGTTGAAAGAGTTGATGAAATACTAGAAGAATTGGACAAGTTTGGACTTAAAAATAAAGTATATGCCTATTTGGGTTATGTAGAGCCTATAAATGATTGCTACTCAACAGGTAAATGCTTAACTATGAAGGAATATTCTAATATAGATTTTGAATTTAGTGATAAACTCAAAAAACTTGGATTTGTAGAAAATAATATTTCCGGATATCCAAATTTGAAAACTAATTTTTGTGGTGCAGATAAAACTAATTCATTAGTAATTGATCCTAATGGTGACATATATAAATGCTGGTCTGATATAGGAATGGTCGAATATAAGGTGGGAAATATTATGGACAATATTTCAGTGAATACAGATAAATATATGAAATATATTCTTTATGATTCAACCCAAGATAATGAATGTATGAATTGCAAGATGCTTCCAATATGTATGGGAGGATGTCCTAGGAGGAGGATAGATGGTAAAGTTGATAGATGTAGTTCATATAAATATGTATTAAAAGAATATTTGGAAAAGACAGCAATTATTAAGAAAGAAGAATTGAGAAAAAACAAGACCGTTGAAGCTTAA
- a CDS encoding ATP-binding cassette domain-containing protein, with amino-acid sequence MSAKTYREDKYELRKHIGVVLQDVFLFTGTIKDNIRLDNPNIDDDEIVAVSKYVNAHHFIKKLPEQYDEAVMERGSTLSSGERQLLFFARTLAFNPDILILDEATSNIDTETEILIQDALAKLIEGR; translated from the coding sequence TTGAGTGCCAAAACATATAGAGAGGACAAATATGAATTAAGAAAGCATATAGGAGTAGTACTACAAGATGTATTTCTATTTACTGGAACCATAAAGGACAATATAAGACTAGACAATCCAAATATAGATGATGATGAAATTGTAGCAGTTTCTAAATATGTAAATGCTCATCACTTTATCAAAAAGCTTCCAGAACAATATGATGAGGCTGTTATGGAGAGAGGTTCTACATTGTCTTCAGGTGAAAGACAGTTGCTTTTTTTTGCTAGAACATTAGCTTTTAACCCAGATATTTTAATTTTAGATGAAGCTACTTCAAATATAGATACTGAAACTGAAATTTTAATTCAAGATGCACTAGCAAAATTAATTGAGGGAAGATAA
- a CDS encoding histidinol-phosphatase HisJ family protein, whose product MYDFHVHSDFSIDCKYSMEDMVLRAIEKNMKCICFTDHIELEATERNLDIVFHAVDYFKKSKQVKYKYFRNIEILTGVEIGMQPHLNKRYDAFINENPFDYVLMSIHSVENKDIYVDNYLENKDPLDGVLKYYEEMLNSVNVFENYDILGHIDLIDRYFDDSALIPRLEEYEELIEKIFEKVIFSGKGIELNTSGIRYGLPYYHPKIELLKIYKKLGGEIITIGSDAHRPEDVGYNYKEAEKLLRELGFKYIFIYKERKKFPIHIA is encoded by the coding sequence ATGTATGACTTTCATGTTCACAGCGATTTCTCCATAGATTGCAAATATTCAATGGAGGATATGGTTTTAAGAGCAATAGAAAAAAATATGAAATGTATATGTTTTACTGATCATATTGAACTTGAAGCTACAGAAAGGAATTTGGACATCGTTTTCCATGCTGTTGATTATTTTAAAAAATCTAAACAAGTCAAGTATAAATATTTTAGAAATATAGAAATTTTAACTGGGGTTGAAATAGGTATGCAACCTCATTTAAACAAAAGATATGATGCTTTTATAAATGAAAATCCTTTTGATTATGTACTCATGTCTATCCATTCAGTTGAAAATAAAGACATTTATGTAGATAATTATTTAGAAAATAAAGACCCTTTAGATGGAGTATTAAAATACTATGAAGAAATGCTTAATAGTGTCAATGTTTTTGAAAACTATGATATATTGGGACATATAGATTTGATAGATAGATATTTTGATGACTCAGCATTGATACCTAGGCTTGAAGAATATGAAGAATTGATAGAAAAAATATTTGAAAAAGTCATTTTTTCAGGAAAAGGGATTGAATTAAATACTTCTGGAATTCGATATGGACTTCCCTATTATCATCCTAAAATTGAGCTTTTGAAAATTTATAAAAAATTAGGTGGAGAAATAATAACTATAGGTTCTGATGCTCATAGGCCTGAGGACGTAGGATATAACTACAAGGAAGCGGAAAAATTGTTAAGAGAATTGGGGTTTAAATATATTTTTATTTATAAAGAGAGAAAGAAATTCCCCATCCATATTGCTTAA
- the ftsH gene encoding ATP-dependent zinc metalloprotease FtsH, whose protein sequence is MKLDIKTKILLFLIISIALVSSIYLYMNTGKNYSDISYSKFINYVKKGQVERVELKDSPRISGKLKSGEYFITDNPRTEDFKEMLLVNDVKVLESNGNSTLVQGISFLLFLCGIGIVGYFLNNNMNKQAQKEMAFLSDIEGKKSDSTITSFEDVAGNEEAKESLKELVDFIQNPEKYNRYGARIPRGVLLYGPPGTGKTLLAKALAGEANVPFFSVSGSDFIQVYAGLGASRIRALFNKAKQCGKSVIFIDEIDALGKKRKGNFSSGGNDEGDRTLNALLTEMSGFGSNEGTIVVAATNRVDTLDEALLRPGRFDRQIEVGLPDINARYKILKLHSENKPLSEEVDLKKVAFQTSYFSGAMLENLMNESAMIAARNDDSFINMAHISKAFYTVLVGEEKKDRTSIPVEDKKVTAYHEGGHALVAKKVSKENRVTKVSIIPSTKGMGGFSMNIPPDKMYQTKDDIKNSIMVALGGRAAEEIIFGRDKITTGASNDLQKATEMAFNMISVYGMDEELGLVNYGAILGQNIGSNSMIIERVKTIIDYLYEETKKVVYENINYLNNIASMLLLKEVLDEEEVNELVN, encoded by the coding sequence ATGAAATTAGATATAAAGACTAAAATACTTCTATTTCTTATAATTTCTATTGCATTAGTTTCAAGTATCTATCTGTATATGAACACTGGGAAAAATTATAGCGATATTTCATATTCAAAATTTATAAATTATGTAAAAAAAGGTCAAGTTGAAAGAGTAGAACTAAAAGATAGTCCTAGAATTTCAGGAAAATTGAAATCAGGAGAATATTTTATTACTGACAATCCTAGAACAGAGGATTTTAAAGAGATGTTGCTTGTGAATGATGTAAAGGTATTAGAGTCAAATGGAAATTCAACTCTTGTTCAAGGCATTTCATTTCTTTTATTTCTATGTGGAATAGGGATTGTTGGATATTTTTTAAATAATAATATGAATAAACAAGCTCAAAAAGAGATGGCTTTTTTATCTGATATAGAAGGCAAAAAGTCAGATAGCACTATAACTTCTTTTGAAGATGTGGCTGGAAATGAAGAAGCAAAAGAATCATTAAAAGAATTAGTAGACTTTATTCAAAATCCTGAAAAATACAATAGATATGGAGCTAGAATACCTAGAGGAGTTTTACTATATGGGCCTCCGGGAACCGGTAAGACTCTTCTTGCTAAAGCTTTGGCAGGAGAAGCTAATGTGCCATTTTTTTCAGTATCAGGGTCTGATTTTATTCAAGTTTATGCAGGACTTGGTGCTAGTAGAATAAGGGCACTTTTCAATAAAGCAAAACAATGTGGCAAAAGTGTTATATTTATTGATGAAATTGACGCACTAGGCAAAAAGAGAAAAGGAAACTTTTCAAGTGGTGGAAATGATGAAGGTGATAGAACTTTAAATGCATTGTTGACTGAGATGTCAGGTTTTGGTAGCAATGAGGGAACAATTGTAGTAGCTGCTACCAATAGAGTAGATACATTGGATGAGGCATTGTTAAGACCTGGTAGATTTGACCGACAAATAGAAGTAGGTTTACCTGATATAAATGCAAGATACAAGATATTGAAACTTCATAGTGAAAATAAGCCATTATCTGAAGAAGTAGATTTGAAAAAGGTTGCTTTTCAAACTTCTTATTTCAGTGGAGCAATGCTTGAAAATTTGATGAATGAATCTGCTATGATAGCTGCAAGAAATGATGATTCCTTTATAAACATGGCTCATATAAGCAAAGCTTTTTATACTGTATTGGTTGGAGAAGAAAAGAAGGATAGAACATCTATCCCAGTTGAAGATAAAAAAGTCACTGCTTATCATGAAGGAGGACATGCTCTAGTAGCTAAAAAAGTTTCAAAAGAAAATAGAGTGACAAAAGTAAGCATTATACCTAGTACAAAAGGTATGGGTGGATTTAGCATGAATATTCCTCCTGACAAGATGTATCAAACTAAGGATGATATAAAAAATAGCATCATGGTAGCACTTGGAGGAAGAGCTGCAGAAGAAATTATTTTCGGCAGGGATAAAATTACAACAGGAGCCTCAAATGATTTACAAAAAGCGACAGAGATGGCTTTTAACATGATAAGTGTTTATGGAATGGATGAAGAATTAGGACTTGTAAATTACGGTGCAATATTAGGACAAAACATTGGAAGCAATTCAATGATTATAGAAAGAGTTAAAACCATAATAGATTATCTATATGAAGAAACCAAAAAAGTAGTTTATGAAAATATTAATTATTTAAACAATATAGCTTCAATGCTTCTTTTGAAAGAAGTATTGGATGAAGAAGAGGTAAATGAACTAGTCAACTAA
- a CDS encoding RluA family pseudouridine synthase — protein sequence MDLLKESENVVLFKAKYEDMTVGEVLFSYNISGRLFRRLKKEKSIYLNGKTVKTKEKVNSGDIVSIVMEDEIDNTLPQDIPLSIVYEDYDLLVINKDPNIVVHPTKSHLEGTISNGISYYYKKNNIKKKIRFVNRLDMDTSGILIVAKNSFSHQQMAIQFEENSVEKKYLALVEGIVEMDEDIIDLPLGREEDKSIKKVVIEDGKKAITRYKVVERYKDATLLEVQIYTGRSHQIRVHLEHIGHPIIGDTLYNRPSPFIDRQALHAYYIGARHPRTNEKIQFQVPLPEDMKNLIENLKDPEII from the coding sequence ATGGATTTGTTAAAAGAAAGTGAAAATGTAGTCCTATTTAAAGCAAAATATGAAGATATGACTGTAGGAGAAGTTCTTTTTAGCTATAATATTTCTGGAAGACTTTTTAGACGATTAAAAAAGGAAAAATCCATTTATTTAAATGGAAAAACTGTAAAAACTAAAGAAAAAGTAAACTCAGGAGATATTGTTTCAATTGTCATGGAAGATGAAATAGATAATACGCTTCCCCAGGATATACCTTTGTCTATAGTATATGAAGATTATGACCTTTTAGTGATAAACAAAGATCCTAATATTGTTGTGCATCCTACAAAAAGTCATCTAGAAGGTACCATTTCCAATGGAATAAGCTATTATTACAAGAAAAACAACATAAAAAAGAAAATTAGATTTGTAAATAGATTAGATATGGATACATCAGGCATATTGATAGTAGCTAAAAATTCATTTAGTCATCAACAGATGGCTATACAGTTTGAAGAAAATAGTGTAGAGAAAAAATATTTAGCTCTAGTAGAGGGTATAGTTGAAATGGATGAAGATATAATAGATTTACCTTTGGGAAGAGAAGAGGATAAAAGTATTAAAAAAGTAGTTATAGAGGATGGAAAGAAAGCTATAACTAGGTATAAGGTGGTAGAAAGATACAAAGATGCTACCCTTTTAGAAGTGCAAATATATACTGGAAGGAGTCATCAGATAAGAGTACATCTAGAACATATTGGACATCCTATTATAGGTGATACTCTTTACAATAGGCCTAGTCCATTTATAGATAGGCAAGCTCTTCATGCTTATTATATAGGGGCGAGGCATCCAAGAACTAATGAGAAAATACAGTTTCAAGTTCCATTGCCAGAGGATATGAAAAATTTGATAGAAAACTTAAAAGACCCAGAAATCATTTAG
- a CDS encoding NAD(+)/NADH kinase has protein sequence MTQDKNKIINIISNNNYDSRKTSQILTKKLEDKGFIIPKKYDKNSVLNICIGGDGAFLRTVHNFNFPKIPFVGINTGHLGFFQEILPENLDIFIDKYIKGEYLVEEISLLEAKVCTKSNCAKLIGINEIVIKGIASKVVHLEVYINDNHLEKFSGDGIIVATPVGSTAYNFSSGGSIVYPTLKTMQITPLSPISSKAYRSLSNSTIVPGDMTIKIKPESLYENSILIINDGVQYTYKDILEIYFTISNMTIFRLVFDENMYWNNLKSKFL, from the coding sequence TTGACACAAGATAAAAACAAAATAATAAATATTATTTCTAATAACAATTATGATTCTAGAAAAACTTCTCAAATATTGACGAAAAAATTAGAAGACAAAGGTTTTATCATACCAAAAAAATATGACAAAAATTCTGTATTAAATATTTGCATTGGTGGAGATGGAGCTTTTTTAAGAACAGTTCATAATTTCAATTTTCCCAAGATACCTTTTGTAGGGATAAATACTGGTCATTTAGGATTTTTTCAAGAAATACTTCCTGAAAATCTAGATATATTTATAGATAAATACATAAAAGGAGAATATTTAGTAGAGGAAATATCACTTTTAGAAGCTAAAGTATGTACTAAATCTAATTGTGCAAAACTCATAGGTATAAATGAAATCGTCATAAAAGGCATAGCTTCTAAAGTAGTCCATTTAGAAGTATACATAAATGACAATCACCTTGAAAAATTTAGTGGAGATGGAATCATAGTAGCCACTCCTGTTGGTAGCACTGCCTATAATTTTTCCAGTGGTGGAAGCATTGTATACCCTACTTTAAAAACTATGCAAATAACCCCTCTATCTCCTATAAGTTCTAAAGCTTATCGTTCACTATCAAATAGCACTATTGTCCCTGGAGATATGACTATAAAAATAAAGCCAGAATCTCTATATGAAAACTCTATTTTGATAATAAACGATGGGGTTCAATATACGTATAAAGATATACTTGAAATATATTTTACTATATCAAATATGACTATATTTAGATTGGTATTTGATGAAAATATGTATTGGAACAATTTAAAAAGCAAATTTCTATAG